From Salvia splendens isolate huo1 chromosome 3, SspV2, whole genome shotgun sequence, a single genomic window includes:
- the LOC121794178 gene encoding PHD finger protein ALFIN-LIKE 4-like isoform X1, with product MEQGYNPRTVEEVFRDFKGRRTGLIKALTTDVEEFFQQCDPEKENLCLYGFPSEQWEVNLPAEEVPPELPEPALGINFAKDGMQEKDWLSLVAVHSDAWLLSVAFYFGARFGFDKADRKQLFNMINDVPTVFEVVTGAAKKQQKEKSLVSNNSSNKSKSNSKPRTIESTQTKFSKPQPKDEEPNDDDEGLDEEDEDEHGETLCGACGENYASDEFWICCDICEKWFHGKCVKITPARAEHIKQYKCPSCSNKRARQ from the exons ATGGAGCAAGGCTACAATCCTCGGACTGTTGAAGAAGTGTTTAGGGATTTTAAGGGGAGAAGAACTGGACTCATCAAAGCCCTCACCACAG ATGTTGAAGAATTTTTCCAACAATGTGATCCTG AAAAGGAGAATTTGTGCTTGTATGGGTTTCCCAGTGAGCAATGGGAGGTCAATTTACCTGCTGAAGAGGTACCCCCGGAACTCCCTGAGCCTGCGCTGGGAATCAACTTTGCTAAGGATGGGATGCAAGAAAAGGACTGGTTATCTCTAGTGGCTGTCCACAGTGATGCATGGTTACTTTCTGTCGCCTTCTACTTTGGTGCCAGATTCGGATTTGATAAAGCTGACAG GAAGCAGCTTTTCAACATGATCAACGACGTCCCTACTGTGTTCGAAGTTGTCACAGGTGCTGCCAAAAAACAGCAGAAGGAAAAATCTCTAGTCTCAAACAATAGCAGCAACAAGTCGAAGTCCAACTCCAAACCA CGAACGATTGAAAGTACACAGACGAAGTTCTCAAAGCCACAACCAAAAGACGAAGAGCCAAACGATGACGATGAGGGACTAGATGAGGAAGACGAGGATGAACATGGGGAAACACTATGCGGTGCCTGTGGAGAGAACTATGCATCAGACGAGTTCTGGATCTGCTGCGACATATGCGAGAAATGGTTTCATGGCAAATGCGTGAAGATCACTCCTGCCAGAGCTGAGCACATCAAGCAGTACAAGTGTCCATCGTGCAGCAACAAGAGAGCTCGCCAGTAG
- the LOC121794178 gene encoding PHD finger protein ALFIN-LIKE 4-like isoform X2 gives MISSFNSKNSNEKENLCLYGFPSEQWEVNLPAEEVPPELPEPALGINFAKDGMQEKDWLSLVAVHSDAWLLSVAFYFGARFGFDKADRKQLFNMINDVPTVFEVVTGAAKKQQKEKSLVSNNSSNKSKSNSKPRTIESTQTKFSKPQPKDEEPNDDDEGLDEEDEDEHGETLCGACGENYASDEFWICCDICEKWFHGKCVKITPARAEHIKQYKCPSCSNKRARQ, from the exons ATGATTTCATCATTCAACTCTAAGAATTCCAATG AAAAGGAGAATTTGTGCTTGTATGGGTTTCCCAGTGAGCAATGGGAGGTCAATTTACCTGCTGAAGAGGTACCCCCGGAACTCCCTGAGCCTGCGCTGGGAATCAACTTTGCTAAGGATGGGATGCAAGAAAAGGACTGGTTATCTCTAGTGGCTGTCCACAGTGATGCATGGTTACTTTCTGTCGCCTTCTACTTTGGTGCCAGATTCGGATTTGATAAAGCTGACAG GAAGCAGCTTTTCAACATGATCAACGACGTCCCTACTGTGTTCGAAGTTGTCACAGGTGCTGCCAAAAAACAGCAGAAGGAAAAATCTCTAGTCTCAAACAATAGCAGCAACAAGTCGAAGTCCAACTCCAAACCA CGAACGATTGAAAGTACACAGACGAAGTTCTCAAAGCCACAACCAAAAGACGAAGAGCCAAACGATGACGATGAGGGACTAGATGAGGAAGACGAGGATGAACATGGGGAAACACTATGCGGTGCCTGTGGAGAGAACTATGCATCAGACGAGTTCTGGATCTGCTGCGACATATGCGAGAAATGGTTTCATGGCAAATGCGTGAAGATCACTCCTGCCAGAGCTGAGCACATCAAGCAGTACAAGTGTCCATCGTGCAGCAACAAGAGAGCTCGCCAGTAG
- the LOC121794180 gene encoding pentatricopeptide repeat-containing protein At3g21470-like, whose product MMTKRTTVTWNTMIAAYARNGDMATARLVFDAVPEGLKTVVTWTVMVSMYASNGNMEAVREVFENMGARNFYVWLVMITGYFNRGNVVKARELFDGMSLRNLVIWNSLISGYAHNGMFSEVMGAFTRMQEDGFEPDEFTLVSVLSACTLAGMLDIGREIHERLLNSRIELNEFVVNSLVDLCAKCGDLGNARLVFEGRHWQRTLQLGVV is encoded by the coding sequence ATGATGACGAAGAGGACGACGGTCACTTGGAACACCATGATCGCTGCGTATGCCAGAAATGGGGATATGGCTACGGCTAGGTTAGTTTTTGATGCTGTGCCTGAGGGTTTGAAGACTGTGGTGACATGGACTGTGATGGTCAGCATGTACGCTAGCAATGGGAATATGGAGGCGGTGAGGGAGGTCTTCGAGAATATGGGAGCGAGGAATTTCTACGTGTGGTTGGTTATGATCACAGGTTACTTCAACAGAGGTAATGTGGTGAAAGCAAGAGAGCTTTTTGATGGGATGAGTTTGAGGAATTTGGTGATCTGGAATTCGTTGATTTCTGGATATGCACATAATGGGATGTTTAGTGAAGTGATGGGTGCTTTTACAAGGATGCAAGAAGACGGTTTTGAACCGGATGAGTTCACACTTGTTAGTGTTCTATCAGCTTGTACTCTAGCAGGGATGTTGGATATTGGCAGAGAGATTCATGAGAGGCTTCTTAACAGCAGGATTGAGTTGAATGAGTTCGTTGTTAACTCGTTGGTTGACTTGTGTGCAAAATGTGGAGATCTAGGAAACGCTAGGCTGGTGTTTGAGGGGAGGCATTGGCAAAGAACTCTGCAACTTGGAGTAGTTTGA
- the LOC121794177 gene encoding polyadenylate-binding protein-interacting protein 3-like isoform X2: MNMQQTLLPPRSSSNGYGHRKIKGDTATSFLNKTHESNSCDRLIYLTTCLIGHQVEVQVHDGSVYSGIFHAISEGDYGVILKMAYSVRNGSQGQENISDSSKTPSKTLIIPATDLVQVIAKDVPVIRDGFLNELQREKHHELMTDSCISQSQHVDVGRELERWVPDEDDPGCPELENIFDGPWNRGWDQFEVNKTLFGVKSTFDEELYTTKLDRGPQTRELEREALKIAREIEGEQTLDLHLAEERGIQIDGNIEIDEETRFSSVYRGTDGSTYEEIVETVLDLQNDETFGDVSVSYTGRTRTDINRGKSSGTQVSLKSLLTGERLSSLAAISRDAHHPVLVGYAKHTANRYSQEDEEMQEVHLRNQASKAEDSNSLNKEGCSKVGLSANATEFDPSCFSSKGPDKGSFFNELPEGTSCPVAQGIASSLARTSSSASSTSDHGGGTSASIVRGLSPSSSVASLSSEKSTLNPHAKEFKMNANAKSFVPFQTPRPSSPVAENSFYYPPLHGFSSGVGVGPSFAPQQPVMYNPPAVPMTQQYYHPNGPQYGQQMTVGQHQPVYYMPTYPL, from the exons ATGAATATGCAGCAAACTCTACTACCACCCAGGTCCTCTTCTAATGGATATGGTCATCGTAAAATCAAAGGAGACACTGCAACAAGCTTTCTTAATA AAACACATGAATCCAATTCTTGTGATAGACTTATATATTTAACAACATGCCTCATTGGACATCAAGTGGAAGTACAGGTGCACGATGGATCTGTATATTCAGGAATCTTTCATGCTATCAGCGAGGGGGATTATG GTGTTATTCTGAAAATGGCATACTCAGTTAGGAATGGTTCTCAAGGGCAGGAAAATATCTCAGATTCTTCTAAGACGCCTTCTAAGACTTTGATCATACCTGCTACGGATCTTGTGCAAGTCATAGCAAAG GACGTACCTGTAATTAGGGATGGGTTCTTGAATGAGCTCCAGCGCGAAAAGCATCATGAGCTTATGACAGATTCCTGCATATCACAATCACAGCATGTAGATGTGGGGAGAGAATTGGAGCGATGGGTTCCGGATGAAGATGATCCTGGGTGTCCTGAACTGGAGAATATATTTGATGGCCCTTGGAACAG AGGCTGGGATCAGTTTGAGGTTAATAAAACTTTATTTGGAGTCAAGAGCACCTTTGATGAGGAGCTTTACACAACGAAACTTGATAGAGGCCCCCAGACGAGAGAATTGGAAAGAGAAGCTTTAAAGATAGCTAGAGAGATTGAAGGCGAGCAAACTCTTGATCTTCATCTTGCAGAG GAAAGAGGTATTCAAATTGATGGAAACATTGAGATAGATGAAGAAACTCGCTTTTCATCAGTCTACCGGGGGACTGATGGCAGCACATACGAAGAGATTGTGGAAACGGTGTTGGATTTGCAAAATGATGAAACATTTGGAGATGTCTCCGTTTCGTATACTGGCAGAACTCGCACAGACATTAATAGGGGGAAAAGCAGTGGGACTCAAGTGTCACTGAAATCCTTACTAACG GGAGAAAGGCTATCTTCACTTGCTGCTATTAGCAGGGATGCACATCATCCAGTGTTGGTGGGTTATGCCAAGCATACTGCAAACAGATACTCTCAGGAGGACGAAGAAATGCAAGAA GTACATTTACGGAATCAAGCATCTAAAGCTGAGG ATTCAAACTCATTGAATAAAGAAGGCTGTTCTAAGGTGGGATTATCTGCAAATGCTACCGAATTTGATCCGTCATGTTTTTCATCCAAAGGTCCGGATAAGGGAAGCTTCTTCAATGAGTTACCAGAGGGCACCTCATGTCCTGTAGCACAAGGGATTGCATCCTCTCTTGCTCGGACTAGTAGTTCCGCATCATCTACTTCTGATCATGGAGGAGGTACTTCAGCTTCCATTGTCCGTGGACTGTCTCCTAGTTCATCTGTTGCTTCGTTGTCTTCAGAGAAGTCAACACTTAATCCACATGCCAAG GAGTTTAAAATGAATGCAAATGCTAAGAGCTTTGTCCCATTTCAGACGCCTAGGCCGTCTTCTCCCGTTGCAGAGAATTCCTTTTACTATCCACCTCTGCATGGCTTTTCATCCGGTGTTGGG GTTGGGCCTTCTTTTGCTCCACAACAGCCAGTTATGTATAATCCACCGGCTGtaccaatgactcaacaatatTACCATCCAAACGGACCTCAG TATGGCCAGCAGATGACAGTAGGACAACACCAGCCTGTTTACTACATGCCCACATATCCTCTT TAA
- the LOC121794177 gene encoding polyadenylate-binding protein-interacting protein 3-like isoform X1, translating into MNMQQTLLPPRSSSNGYGHRKIKGDTATSFLNTETHESNSCDRLIYLTTCLIGHQVEVQVHDGSVYSGIFHAISEGDYGVILKMAYSVRNGSQGQENISDSSKTPSKTLIIPATDLVQVIAKDVPVIRDGFLNELQREKHHELMTDSCISQSQHVDVGRELERWVPDEDDPGCPELENIFDGPWNRGWDQFEVNKTLFGVKSTFDEELYTTKLDRGPQTRELEREALKIAREIEGEQTLDLHLAEERGIQIDGNIEIDEETRFSSVYRGTDGSTYEEIVETVLDLQNDETFGDVSVSYTGRTRTDINRGKSSGTQVSLKSLLTGERLSSLAAISRDAHHPVLVGYAKHTANRYSQEDEEMQEVHLRNQASKAEDSNSLNKEGCSKVGLSANATEFDPSCFSSKGPDKGSFFNELPEGTSCPVAQGIASSLARTSSSASSTSDHGGGTSASIVRGLSPSSSVASLSSEKSTLNPHAKEFKMNANAKSFVPFQTPRPSSPVAENSFYYPPLHGFSSGVGVGPSFAPQQPVMYNPPAVPMTQQYYHPNGPQYGQQMTVGQHQPVYYMPTYPL; encoded by the exons ATGAATATGCAGCAAACTCTACTACCACCCAGGTCCTCTTCTAATGGATATGGTCATCGTAAAATCAAAGGAGACACTGCAACAAGCTTTCTTAATA CAGAAACACATGAATCCAATTCTTGTGATAGACTTATATATTTAACAACATGCCTCATTGGACATCAAGTGGAAGTACAGGTGCACGATGGATCTGTATATTCAGGAATCTTTCATGCTATCAGCGAGGGGGATTATG GTGTTATTCTGAAAATGGCATACTCAGTTAGGAATGGTTCTCAAGGGCAGGAAAATATCTCAGATTCTTCTAAGACGCCTTCTAAGACTTTGATCATACCTGCTACGGATCTTGTGCAAGTCATAGCAAAG GACGTACCTGTAATTAGGGATGGGTTCTTGAATGAGCTCCAGCGCGAAAAGCATCATGAGCTTATGACAGATTCCTGCATATCACAATCACAGCATGTAGATGTGGGGAGAGAATTGGAGCGATGGGTTCCGGATGAAGATGATCCTGGGTGTCCTGAACTGGAGAATATATTTGATGGCCCTTGGAACAG AGGCTGGGATCAGTTTGAGGTTAATAAAACTTTATTTGGAGTCAAGAGCACCTTTGATGAGGAGCTTTACACAACGAAACTTGATAGAGGCCCCCAGACGAGAGAATTGGAAAGAGAAGCTTTAAAGATAGCTAGAGAGATTGAAGGCGAGCAAACTCTTGATCTTCATCTTGCAGAG GAAAGAGGTATTCAAATTGATGGAAACATTGAGATAGATGAAGAAACTCGCTTTTCATCAGTCTACCGGGGGACTGATGGCAGCACATACGAAGAGATTGTGGAAACGGTGTTGGATTTGCAAAATGATGAAACATTTGGAGATGTCTCCGTTTCGTATACTGGCAGAACTCGCACAGACATTAATAGGGGGAAAAGCAGTGGGACTCAAGTGTCACTGAAATCCTTACTAACG GGAGAAAGGCTATCTTCACTTGCTGCTATTAGCAGGGATGCACATCATCCAGTGTTGGTGGGTTATGCCAAGCATACTGCAAACAGATACTCTCAGGAGGACGAAGAAATGCAAGAA GTACATTTACGGAATCAAGCATCTAAAGCTGAGG ATTCAAACTCATTGAATAAAGAAGGCTGTTCTAAGGTGGGATTATCTGCAAATGCTACCGAATTTGATCCGTCATGTTTTTCATCCAAAGGTCCGGATAAGGGAAGCTTCTTCAATGAGTTACCAGAGGGCACCTCATGTCCTGTAGCACAAGGGATTGCATCCTCTCTTGCTCGGACTAGTAGTTCCGCATCATCTACTTCTGATCATGGAGGAGGTACTTCAGCTTCCATTGTCCGTGGACTGTCTCCTAGTTCATCTGTTGCTTCGTTGTCTTCAGAGAAGTCAACACTTAATCCACATGCCAAG GAGTTTAAAATGAATGCAAATGCTAAGAGCTTTGTCCCATTTCAGACGCCTAGGCCGTCTTCTCCCGTTGCAGAGAATTCCTTTTACTATCCACCTCTGCATGGCTTTTCATCCGGTGTTGGG GTTGGGCCTTCTTTTGCTCCACAACAGCCAGTTATGTATAATCCACCGGCTGtaccaatgactcaacaatatTACCATCCAAACGGACCTCAG TATGGCCAGCAGATGACAGTAGGACAACACCAGCCTGTTTACTACATGCCCACATATCCTCTT TAA